One genomic window of Desulfobacteraceae bacterium includes the following:
- a CDS encoding universal stress protein — MPITIDQVIWTTDFSEAANRGLSYGVPLARHFQANLCACHVLFVPRSTTMFGDVPLYSDSRRDQLRGEAQGQLEKLVAGLPLPCEALVVEGNVADEIARLAEERGAGLVIVATHGASGVKRLVLGSVAERLIRIAPCPLLVLSAAARHAPPGQPPAALFRRILVGCDFSPDGDLAVAFGFQLAQEFQSELHLVHVIEPAGYGADIIERALGENLGDLIRRRARENLAERIPGSAADWCTPRTALLEGRAHQELTAYAQGNQMDLVVLGVRGMNLLESLLVGSTTDRVIRSASCPVLAVRSATTGT; from the coding sequence ATGCCGATAACCATCGACCAGGTGATCTGGACCACCGATTTTTCCGAGGCGGCCAATCGCGGGCTCTCCTACGGCGTCCCGCTGGCCCGCCATTTCCAGGCGAACCTGTGTGCCTGTCACGTCCTGTTTGTCCCGCGCTCGACCACCATGTTCGGTGATGTGCCGCTCTACTCCGATTCCCGCCGTGATCAGTTGCGGGGAGAGGCCCAGGGACAGCTTGAGAAGCTCGTCGCGGGGCTGCCGCTGCCCTGTGAGGCGCTGGTGGTGGAGGGCAATGTCGCCGATGAAATCGCCCGCCTGGCCGAAGAGCGCGGCGCGGGGCTGGTGATCGTCGCCACCCATGGTGCTTCCGGGGTTAAACGCCTGGTGTTGGGATCGGTCGCCGAGCGCTTGATCCGGATTGCGCCATGCCCGCTTCTGGTGCTCAGCGCGGCTGCAAGGCATGCGCCGCCGGGGCAGCCGCCCGCAGCGCTTTTCCGGCGCATCCTGGTAGGCTGTGATTTTTCTCCCGATGGCGATCTGGCCGTGGCGTTCGGGTTTCAATTGGCCCAGGAGTTCCAGTCGGAGCTGCACCTGGTCCACGTCATCGAACCCGCCGGCTATGGCGCCGATATCATCGAAAGGGCCCTGGGAGAAAACCTGGGGGACCTGATCCGGCGCCGCGCCCGGGAAAATTTGGCCGAACGGATCCCCGGCAGCGCGGCCGACTGGTGCACGCCGCGCACGGCGTTACTGGAGGGCAGGGCCCACCAGGAGCTGACGGCCTACGCCCAAGGTAACCAGATGGACCTGGTGGTGCTGGGGGTGCGGGGCATGAACCTGCTGGAGTCGCTCCTGGTGGGCTCCACCACGGACCGCGTAATTCGCTCGGCCTCCTGCCCGGTTCTGGCCGTGCGTTCGGCGACCACCGGCACGTAA
- a CDS encoding iron-sulfur cluster assembly scaffold protein, whose amino-acid sequence MLAQLAAAAVLMLLVGAGCLALQRLKSGRPRRADGQGRITGRCGESVAIGLTFSAERVVDAAARSDGCAYSCTCALAAARLARGRNATEILDISAAAIERAAGGVPADHRHCAALAAAALRAAVDDYMQRRQGTAAHRRDPPQ is encoded by the coding sequence ATGTTGGCTCAGCTGGCCGCCGCCGCCGTTTTGATGCTGCTGGTGGGTGCCGGCTGCCTGGCGCTGCAGCGGCTTAAAAGTGGACGCCCGCGGCGCGCCGACGGTCAGGGGCGAATCACCGGCCGCTGTGGGGAAAGCGTGGCCATCGGTCTTACCTTCAGCGCTGAGCGGGTGGTTGACGCCGCCGCTCGCTCCGACGGCTGCGCATACAGCTGCACGTGTGCGCTGGCCGCCGCTCGTCTGGCCAGGGGACGAAACGCCACGGAAATTCTCGACATCAGCGCTGCGGCCATCGAACGGGCCGCCGGCGGGGTCCCCGCCGACCATCGCCACTGCGCAGCCCTTGCAGCCGCCGCCCTGCGGGCCGCCGTGGACGACTACATGCAGCGCAGACAGGGCACCGCTGCGCACCGGCGGGACCCGCCTCAGTAA
- the elbB gene encoding isoprenoid biosynthesis glyoxalase ElbB, which produces MTATVGVLLSGCGVFDGTEIHEAVLTLLFLDRAGATIRCMAPDTAQMHVINHLTQEATDERRNVLVESARIARGAIQDVAAVKAADLDALIIPGGFGAAKNLSDFAVKGPAAEVHPEVQRLLHEMVAAGKPIGAICIAPATLTRALADRHPEVTIGSDAATAGAIESMGGRHHTCTVDMIQVDERNRLVTTPAYMLGPGIKDVATGIEKLVARIMAMISA; this is translated from the coding sequence ATGACCGCAACCGTTGGGGTTTTGCTATCGGGCTGTGGGGTATTTGACGGCACTGAAATTCACGAGGCGGTTTTGACCCTGCTGTTTCTGGACAGAGCCGGCGCCACCATCCGCTGCATGGCGCCGGACACGGCGCAGATGCACGTCATCAACCACCTGACCCAGGAAGCGACCGATGAGCGCCGCAACGTTCTGGTGGAGTCGGCGCGCATCGCACGGGGGGCGATCCAGGACGTGGCCGCAGTCAAAGCCGCCGACCTCGATGCCCTGATCATACCGGGGGGGTTCGGCGCCGCTAAAAACCTGAGCGATTTCGCGGTCAAGGGGCCGGCGGCCGAAGTGCATCCCGAAGTCCAGCGCCTGTTGCACGAGATGGTCGCGGCCGGCAAACCCATCGGCGCGATCTGCATCGCACCCGCCACCCTGACCCGCGCCTTGGCGGACAGGCACCCCGAGGTGACCATCGGCAGCGATGCGGCAACGGCCGGGGCCATCGAATCCATGGGTGGCCGCCACCACACCTGTACGGTGGACATGATCCAGGTGGACGAGCGCAACCGGCTGGTGACCACCCCGGCCTATATGCTGGGACCGGGCATCAAGGATGTGGCGACCGGCATCGAAAAGCTGGTGGCCCGGATCATGGCCATGATTTCCGCGTAA
- the recC gene encoding exodeoxyribonuclease V subunit gamma — MAPGLHIFVSNRLEVLVRQLAWEISQPSSNAASAVLRPETIVIQSRGMERWLALELARQLGICAHCVFPFPNAFLQELLDRLLPHKPAERIFEREAMALGIMQRLPEFSSRPGCDHLRRYLAEDPTHLKRYQLAVKIADTFDQYLVFRPDLIFAWEAGRDDHWQAALWRDLAAGREDRHRAGLQRKLLEKIHRADAVTTGELPERVSVFGLSHLPPAFLETFAALGALMRVNLFLMNPCREFWADIRSPREQVRITRRTAAELPPEALYLESGNRLLAAMGSMGRAFFSMIQGFEAHWHEHFQAPHGDSLLARVQDDILSLTEGSRAADSHPKGAADGSIEIHACHSPMREVEVLHDNLLKLLDADRTLGPGDILVMAPDIEAYAPLVQAVFDGQTDPALRIPFSIADRSLRRESRVIDGFLALLDLTGSRFGINRVLGLLACEPIRRRFGLEEGDLALIGRWGREAAVRWGRDARDRTRHGLPGIAANSWEAGLQRLLLGYALPGRGRRLFQGILPYDLVEGSTAGVLGKFVAFAETLFEVIQRLEKPRSLTAWAADLGEVFETFFVLDDPLASESQQLRLALAALARHASEAGCREALPLTVVRAALEGQVDSTVFGGGFIAGGVTFCAMLPMRSIPLKIICLLGMNADAFPRDSRQPGFDLMVREPRAGDRCRRDDDRYLFLEALLSARQKLIISYLGQSLQDNSPQPPSVLVAELQDYLADVYGIESGALETRHRLQAFAGDYFRPGSGLSSYSREDFEAVRMRDRAAPPAPFWNDDLPAAGLDGGRLAIEDLCAFWSHPARFLLQRRLGVFFDADPELPEEREPFVLNALEKYLILQELIQDRLAGGQPADLLTALSAAGRLPHGNVGQVVFHELQAEAEVFCHRLQRAGSGAPLPPAMVELELAGVHLHGQIGEIFERGQVRLRFGRIKARDLMVSWLQHLLLCHPKVVFRNREGLLVGRDSAMRFGVPAAAEDLLEELLQLFFQGVSAPLVFFPESALAYARARLVRGKSHAIACAAAERVWCGNDFSPGESADPYLARIFGDVRRFEADFFKLAETVLTPLMAHAREVAL, encoded by the coding sequence ATGGCCCCAGGACTTCACATTTTTGTCAGCAACCGCCTGGAAGTTCTCGTGCGGCAACTTGCCTGGGAGATCAGCCAGCCGAGCAGCAACGCCGCCAGCGCGGTGCTCCGCCCCGAGACCATCGTCATTCAGAGCCGGGGAATGGAGCGCTGGCTGGCCCTCGAGCTGGCCCGGCAGCTGGGAATCTGCGCCCATTGTGTTTTCCCGTTTCCCAATGCATTCCTCCAGGAGCTCTTAGACCGCCTGCTACCCCACAAGCCAGCGGAGCGCATTTTCGAGCGCGAGGCCATGGCCCTCGGGATCATGCAGCGCCTGCCGGAGTTTTCCAGCCGCCCGGGGTGCGACCATCTGCGGCGCTATCTGGCCGAGGACCCCACCCACCTCAAACGCTATCAACTGGCCGTTAAAATTGCCGACACCTTCGACCAGTACCTGGTATTTCGCCCGGATCTGATCTTCGCGTGGGAGGCGGGCCGCGACGACCACTGGCAGGCGGCTTTGTGGCGCGATCTTGCCGCCGGCCGTGAAGACCGCCACCGGGCGGGTCTGCAGCGCAAACTTCTGGAAAAAATCCACCGTGCCGACGCCGTCACCACCGGCGAGCTGCCCGAGCGCGTCTCGGTTTTCGGCCTTTCCCACCTGCCGCCGGCCTTCCTGGAGACTTTCGCGGCCCTGGGTGCTTTGATGCGGGTCAACCTTTTTTTGATGAACCCTTGCCGCGAGTTCTGGGCGGACATTCGCTCCCCCCGCGAACAGGTGCGGATCACCCGGCGGACTGCCGCCGAGCTGCCGCCGGAAGCTCTCTACCTGGAATCCGGCAATCGCCTCCTGGCCGCCATGGGGTCCATGGGGCGGGCTTTCTTTTCCATGATCCAGGGCTTCGAGGCCCACTGGCACGAGCATTTCCAGGCGCCTCACGGGGACAGCCTGCTCGCCCGGGTCCAGGACGACATTCTCTCCCTGACCGAGGGCAGTCGAGCGGCCGACAGCCACCCCAAAGGCGCTGCGGACGGTTCCATCGAAATTCACGCCTGCCACAGCCCCATGCGCGAGGTCGAGGTTCTGCACGACAATCTCTTGAAACTGCTCGACGCCGACCGCACTCTTGGACCGGGCGACATCCTCGTGATGGCCCCCGACATCGAAGCCTATGCCCCGCTGGTGCAGGCGGTTTTTGACGGGCAGACCGATCCTGCCCTGCGAATTCCCTTCAGCATCGCCGATCGCAGCCTGCGGCGTGAAAGCCGAGTGATCGACGGCTTTCTGGCCTTGCTGGATCTGACCGGCAGCCGTTTTGGAATCAACCGGGTCCTGGGGCTCCTGGCCTGCGAACCCATCCGCCGACGCTTCGGGCTTGAGGAGGGCGACCTGGCGCTGATCGGCCGCTGGGGGCGTGAAGCGGCCGTCCGCTGGGGGCGTGACGCCCGGGACCGCACCCGCCACGGCCTGCCCGGGATCGCCGCCAACTCCTGGGAAGCCGGGCTGCAGAGACTTCTGCTGGGCTACGCGCTGCCGGGAAGGGGCCGCCGGCTGTTCCAGGGGATACTGCCCTACGACCTGGTTGAGGGCAGCACCGCCGGAGTCTTGGGCAAGTTCGTGGCCTTCGCCGAGACCCTCTTCGAAGTTATCCAACGACTGGAAAAACCTCGCAGCCTGACCGCCTGGGCTGCGGACCTGGGGGAGGTCTTCGAGACTTTTTTCGTCCTGGACGACCCGCTGGCCAGTGAATCCCAGCAGTTGCGGCTGGCCCTCGCTGCCCTGGCCCGTCATGCAAGCGAAGCCGGATGCCGTGAGGCCCTGCCCTTGACGGTGGTGCGGGCCGCCCTGGAAGGCCAGGTGGACAGCACGGTTTTCGGCGGTGGGTTTATCGCCGGCGGTGTCACTTTCTGTGCCATGCTGCCCATGCGCAGTATTCCACTTAAAATCATCTGCCTCCTGGGGATGAACGCCGATGCCTTTCCGCGCGACAGCCGGCAGCCGGGCTTTGACCTGATGGTGCGCGAGCCCAGAGCCGGGGACCGTTGTCGACGGGACGATGACCGCTACCTTTTCCTGGAGGCCCTCCTGTCGGCCCGCCAAAAACTCATCATCAGCTACCTGGGGCAGAGTCTGCAGGACAACAGCCCCCAGCCGCCCTCGGTGCTGGTGGCCGAGCTTCAGGACTACCTGGCCGATGTCTACGGTATCGAAAGCGGGGCGCTGGAAACCCGCCACCGCCTGCAGGCCTTTGCAGGGGACTATTTCAGGCCGGGTTCGGGTCTGTCCAGCTATTCCCGGGAGGATTTCGAAGCGGTGCGGATGCGGGACCGGGCCGCCCCCCCGGCCCCCTTCTGGAATGACGACCTGCCGGCCGCCGGATTGGATGGTGGCCGGCTGGCGATAGAGGATCTCTGCGCTTTCTGGTCGCACCCCGCACGCTTTCTGCTGCAGCGCCGACTGGGGGTTTTCTTCGACGCCGACCCGGAGCTGCCCGAGGAGCGCGAACCTTTCGTTCTCAACGCGCTTGAAAAATACCTGATCCTTCAGGAGCTGATCCAGGACCGACTGGCCGGGGGCCAACCCGCAGACCTGCTGACGGCCCTCTCGGCAGCCGGCCGACTGCCTCACGGCAACGTCGGCCAGGTGGTGTTCCACGAATTGCAGGCCGAGGCCGAGGTCTTTTGCCATCGCCTTCAGCGGGCCGGCAGCGGCGCGCCGCTGCCCCCCGCGATGGTGGAACTTGAGCTGGCGGGCGTGCACCTGCACGGTCAAATCGGCGAGATCTTCGAACGCGGCCAGGTGCGCCTGCGCTTTGGACGCATCAAGGCGCGCGACCTGATGGTCTCCTGGCTGCAGCACCTGCTGCTATGCCACCCCAAAGTGGTCTTTCGCAATCGAGAGGGGCTTCTGGTGGGCCGGGACAGCGCCATGCGGTTCGGGGTGCCCGCGGCGGCCGAGGATCTGTTGGAAGAACTGCTGCAGCTCTTCTTCCAGGGGGTTTCAGCGCCGCTGGTCTTTTTTCCGGAATCGGCCCTGGCCTATGCCCGGGCGCGCCTGGTCCGCGGCAAAAGCCATGCGATTGCCTGCGCGGCCGCAGAAAGGGTGTGGTGCGGCAACGATTTTTCTCCCGGCGAGTCAGCCGACCCCTATCTGGCGCGGATTTTCGGGGATGTACGGCGGTTTGAGGCCGATTTCTTCAAACTCGCGGAAACCGTTCTGACTCCCTTGATGGCGCATGCCCGGGAGGTGGCGCTGTAG
- the yhbY gene encoding ribosome assembly RNA-binding protein YhbY, with amino-acid sequence MLKNAQKKYLKGLAHSLKPIVTIGQKGFNAGVCRSVEEALLAHELFKLKFNEHKEKEPKKAILSAIATETGCELVGVIGHTAILYRPHPEPEKRTIIFPSH; translated from the coding sequence ATGCTGAAGAACGCTCAGAAAAAATATTTGAAGGGATTGGCCCACAGCCTCAAACCGATCGTCACCATCGGGCAGAAAGGGTTCAACGCGGGGGTTTGCCGGTCGGTGGAAGAAGCGCTCCTGGCACACGAGCTCTTCAAGCTCAAATTCAACGAGCACAAGGAAAAGGAGCCGAAAAAGGCCATTCTCTCAGCCATCGCCACCGAGACCGGCTGCGAGCTGGTGGGAGTCATCGGCCACACGGCGATCCTCTACCGCCCCCATCCGGAACCGGAAAAACGCACCATCATCTTTCCCTCGCACTGA
- a CDS encoding transcriptional regulator, which translates to MARGDQLGRQWQILQHLIRARRGVGAAELARRLGCHVRTIYRDLEALQVGGFPIYNDQRDGRNRWALMETFQDGVPIPLTPRELFALYLSKSLLTPLKTTFFYDALETFFNKIRATLKPSQLTHLEAISRTFQTGFEPYRDYGAHHAALETITEAAIRKRCVQLDYKAMGRKARTQRVVAPYKIWHFRGAIYVVGFCHLRQDVRIFALNRIHAVEKTEEAFELPDDFDLTAFMGGGFGAFAGRPVTLRIWFAEKIAGYIEERTWHPGQRIRRNRDGSIVYEAETALTAETRAWVLGWGAAARVLAPERLAAEIMAEAEQMAAAYRRR; encoded by the coding sequence ATGGCCCGCGGCGATCAGCTCGGTCGGCAGTGGCAGATACTCCAGCATCTGATCAGGGCGCGCCGCGGCGTGGGAGCCGCGGAATTGGCCCGGCGGCTGGGCTGCCACGTGCGAACCATCTACCGCGACCTGGAAGCCCTGCAGGTGGGCGGGTTCCCGATTTACAACGATCAGCGGGACGGCCGCAACCGCTGGGCCCTGATGGAGACTTTCCAGGATGGGGTCCCGATTCCTCTGACCCCGCGCGAGCTCTTCGCCCTCTACTTGAGCAAGTCTCTGTTAACCCCTTTGAAAACCACCTTTTTCTACGATGCGCTGGAAACCTTTTTCAATAAAATCCGCGCCACCCTGAAACCATCCCAGCTGACCCACCTGGAGGCCATCAGCCGGACCTTTCAGACGGGCTTCGAGCCCTACCGCGACTACGGCGCCCACCACGCCGCCCTGGAGACTATCACCGAGGCGGCGATCCGAAAGCGCTGCGTACAGCTGGACTATAAGGCCATGGGACGCAAGGCCCGGACCCAGCGGGTGGTGGCCCCCTACAAGATCTGGCACTTCCGGGGCGCGATCTACGTGGTGGGGTTTTGCCATCTGCGGCAGGATGTGCGCATTTTTGCCCTGAACCGGATCCACGCCGTCGAGAAAACCGAGGAGGCCTTCGAGCTCCCCGATGATTTCGACCTCACCGCCTTCATGGGCGGCGGTTTTGGGGCGTTTGCCGGAAGGCCGGTTACCCTTCGGATCTGGTTTGCCGAGAAGATTGCCGGCTACATCGAAGAGCGCACCTGGCATCCCGGCCAGAGGATCCGGCGCAACCGGGACGGCTCCATCGTTTACGAGGCCGAAACGGCGCTTACCGCGGAGACCCGGGCGTGGGTGCTGGGCTGGGGTGCAGCTGCCCGTGTCCTGGCGCCCGAGCGCCTGGCCGCTGAAATCATGGCCGAAGCAGAGCAGATGGCCGCCGCCTACCGGCGCCGCTGA
- a CDS encoding CIA30 family protein, producing MTPTGGDGNGCRRGWRFPFSRSHLKIAVAVLLAVLLFVGGPGYHSPRSFGRFWNLGHIVLFFLLTDLFLQTRIYQKHAHSAGAIWGALAATLVLGALVELLQAGIGRLPAASDVARDLLGTLLALAFGIKPAGGAVRWPQRILQAAAVLMVAAACVPLAAALLDEYRAAAAFPQLASFETTTELDRWEGDAARTLSGKVFRDGRRSLKISLTRAKYSGVALKYFPRDWGGYDALEFSVFNPGPAPLALTCRVHDRTHLLTGQHYSDRFNRRFRITPGWNDIAIPLEDIRLAPAMRPLDLSRIDGLGLFSVRLPAPATVFLDRVRLVKGAANGVPAVSTGS from the coding sequence ATGACGCCCACCGGCGGTGACGGCAATGGGTGCCGCCGCGGCTGGCGGTTCCCTTTCTCCCGCAGCCACCTGAAGATCGCGGTGGCGGTGCTGCTGGCCGTTTTGCTTTTCGTGGGCGGCCCGGGATATCATTCCCCCCGCAGTTTCGGCCGGTTCTGGAACCTCGGCCACATCGTGCTTTTTTTTCTTCTGACCGACCTTTTCCTGCAGACCCGCATTTATCAAAAGCACGCGCATTCTGCCGGGGCAATCTGGGGCGCGCTGGCAGCGACGCTGGTTTTGGGCGCGCTGGTGGAGCTGCTGCAAGCCGGCATCGGGCGTTTGCCCGCTGCCAGCGATGTGGCCCGCGATCTCCTGGGCACGCTGCTCGCCTTGGCGTTTGGAATCAAGCCTGCGGGGGGAGCGGTCCGTTGGCCGCAGCGGATTCTGCAGGCCGCCGCGGTCCTGATGGTAGCGGCCGCCTGCGTTCCCCTGGCGGCCGCACTGCTGGACGAATACCGCGCCGCCGCCGCCTTCCCGCAGTTAGCGAGTTTCGAAACCACCACCGAACTGGACCGCTGGGAGGGGGATGCGGCCCGAACCCTTTCCGGCAAGGTGTTCCGCGACGGGCGGCGCTCCCTTAAAATCTCCCTGACGCGGGCCAAGTATTCGGGTGTCGCTTTGAAATATTTTCCGCGGGACTGGGGCGGCTACGACGCCCTGGAATTCAGCGTTTTCAACCCCGGCCCGGCGCCGCTTGCGCTCACCTGCCGGGTTCACGACCGGACACACCTCCTCACCGGCCAGCACTACAGCGACCGATTCAACCGCCGCTTTAGGATCACGCCGGGCTGGAACGACATCGCCATCCCGCTGGAAGATATCCGTCTGGCACCCGCGATGCGGCCCCTGGATTTGTCCCGCATCGATGGGCTGGGGCTCTTCAGCGTTCGGCTGCCGGCTCCGGCCACGGTTTTCCTGGACCGCGTGCGCCTGGTGAAAGGGGCGGCCAATGGGGTCCCAGCGGTTTCCACGGGGAGCTGA